The following coding sequences lie in one Lolium perenne isolate Kyuss_39 chromosome 2, Kyuss_2.0, whole genome shotgun sequence genomic window:
- the LOC127336820 gene encoding ribulose bisphosphate carboxylase/oxygenase activase, chloroplastic: MATTSLAAASRHQILLPSRSSPSFNLRTPNRVRLCPAFPSILCASTSSASPQPTAGGEEDEAAHGGKLSKQSSWEATDGQGDDYLYRLGKEAENMNIAVGARSGVIDDLFVGKFLGRDSDIVFDYRQKATRKFEYLQGDYYIAPAFLDKVAVHIVKNYLANNLNIKIPLILGVWGGKGQGKTFQTELIFKAMGVEPVIMSAGELESERAGEPGRLIRDRYRTASQVVQNQGKMSCLMINDLDAGVGRFGNTQMTVNNQIVVGTLMNLADNPTRVSIGQKWRESDITHRVPIIATGNDFSTLYAPLIRDGRMEKFYWQPTREDIINIVHRMYTKDGLSSEEVSSIVDTFPNQALDFYGALRSRTYDQAILKWVNDIGGYEQLGEKLLKRKNREKLPTFIPPKPTLDALIESGDSLVAEQELIMNSKLSKEYMKNLED, encoded by the exons CTCCCGGTCCAGCCCCAGCTTCAACCTCAGAACCCCCAACCGAGTCCGCCTCTGCCCCgccttcccctccattctctgcGCGTCCACCTCGTCGGCGTCTCCCCAGCCCACCGCCGGCGGCGAGGAGGACGAGGCGGCTCATGGGGGGAAGCTTTCGAAGCAGTCCTCGTGGGAGGCCACGGATGGTCAGGGCGACGACTACCtctaccgcctcgggaaggaggccGAGAACATGAACATCGCCGTTGGCGCCCGGAGCGGCGTCATCGACGACCTCTTCGTCGGAAAATTCCTCGGAAGAGACT CGGATATCGTGTTCGATTACCGCCAAAAGGCGACGAGGAAATTCGAGTACCTGCAGGGAGACTACTACATCGCCCCCGCCTTCCTC GATAAAGTTG CCGTCCACATTGTAAAGAACTACCTTGCAAATAATCTTAATATCAAGATTCCCCTCATACTCG GTGTCTGGGGTGGAAAAGGCCAAGGGAAAACATTCCAAACTGAACTTATATTTAAAGCAATGGGTGTTGAGCCTGTTATTATGTCTGCTGGAGAGCTCGAATCTGAAAGAGCAG GAGAACCTGGGAGGCTTATACGTGATCGATACAGAACGGCATCTCAAGTAGTTCAAAACCAA GGGAAAATGAGTTGTTTGATGATCAATGACCTAGATGCTGGTGTTGGAAGATTTG GAAACACACAAATGACGGTCAATAACCAAATCGTGGTTGGAACTTTGATGAACTTGGCGGATAATCCTACCAGGGTTAGCATTGGGCAGAAATGGAGAGAATCTGACATTACACATAGAGTGCCAATAATAGCAACTGGAAATGATTTTTCAACACTATATGCTCCTTTGATTCGTGATGGGAGGATGGAAAAGTTCTACTG GCAACCCACCCGTGAAGATATAATTAACATTGTTCACCGTATGTACACGAAGGATGGGTTATCTTCTGAGGAAGTGTCAAGCATTGTAGATACGTTTCCAAATCAAG CTCTGGACTTTTATGGAGCTTTGAGATCCAGGACATATGACCAGGCTATCTTGAAG TGGGTAAATGACATTGGCGGTTATGAGCAACTAGGTGAAAAGCTTCTCAAGCGAAAGAACAGAGAGAAGCTTCCCACGTTTATCCCTCCAAAG CCAACACTAGACGCATTGATCGAGTCAGGGGACTCTTTGGTGGCAGAGCAAGAGCTCATAATGAACTCGAAGCTATCGAAAGAATATATGAAGAACTTGGAAGACTAG
- the LOC127336821 gene encoding uncharacterized protein, giving the protein MLDGRDRSTDWWQKAVVVPVRRAWVVVAARLRRKKHGDGRGALVRLHDDIQTCAYQDVQVMWEMLQRSETEKMARAPPTPKGSRALIWLGPRRRHHTMDLIRPRC; this is encoded by the exons ATGTTGGACGGGCGGGATCGGTCGACGGACTGGTGGCAGAAGGCGGTGGTCGTGCCGGTGAGGCGCGCGTGGGTGGTCGTCGCCGCGCGGCTGCGCCGCAAGAAACATGGTG ATGGCCGAGGTGCGCTGGTGAGACTGCACGACGACATCCAGACATGCGCGTACCAGGACGTGCAGGTCATGTGGGAGATGCTGCAACGGTCGGAGACGGAGAAGATGGCCCGAGCGCCGCCGACGCCCAAGGGCTCACGCGCACTCATCTGGCTCGGACCGCGGCGCCGCCACCACACCATGGACCTCATTCGTCCGCGTTGCTGA